From a single Oreochromis niloticus isolate F11D_XX linkage group LG4, O_niloticus_UMD_NMBU, whole genome shotgun sequence genomic region:
- the LOC100695479 gene encoding beta-1,4 N-acetylgalactosaminyltransferase 2-like, with the protein MRIFCTRSGENRLIIESNSLIVLNDLLSKLSYRSTLYHINTGDLATFQFKNHEAVFPIAIKHPLITVLYDMGTAPSSQVTITTKTFLRYEQLKVLLDSIRKFYSSIKVIIADDSLKPEPIRGENIQHYIMPPAQGWFAGRNLAVSQVTTKYFMWVDDDFLFTEKTKIEKLVEVMEAVPELMIVGGTVNGNQFHFSLIYEEGKGTEGGCLHRKSDGKFHSVPGYPQCSLASGVVNFFLGRIDAVQRVGFDPKLLRLAHSEFFMDGLGDLLVATCDHVSVSHQPRARNDHYTQFRYPGKDDSEFKLQLHFFKNHLKCIKYG; encoded by the exons ATGAGAATATTCTGTACTC GTTCTGGGGAGAACAGACTGATAATTGAGTCTAATAGCCTGATTGTCCTGAACGATCTGTTGTCTAAATTGTCCTATAGAAGCACTCTCTACCATATAAACACTGGAGACCTTG CCACCTTCCAGTTTAAAAATCATGAAGCTGTGTTTCCCATTGCCATCAAACACCCTCTTATAACAGTCCTGTATGACATGGGAACAG CGCCCAGCTCTCAAGTCACCATCACAACAAAGACCTTTCTACGCTATGAACAACTGAAGGTGCTTTTGGACAGCATCCGGAAATTCTATAGCAGTATAAAAGTAATAATTGCAGATGACAGCCTCAAACCAGAGCCTATTAGGGGAGAAAATATCCAACACTACATTATGCCTCCAGCACAG GGTTGGTTTGCTGGTAGAAATCTGGCTGTTTCCCAGGTAACCACCAAGTACTTCATGTGGGTGGACGATGACTTTTTGTTTACAGAGAAGACAAAGATAGAGAAGCTTGTGGAGGTGATGGAGGCGGTCCCTGAGCTCAT GATA gTTGGTGGGACAGTAAACGGGAACCAATTTCATTTCTCTCTTATCTATGAAGAAGGAAAAGGAACTGAAGGTGGCTGCCTACACAGGAAGTCTGATGGGAAATTCCATTCAGTTCCAGGTTACCCACAATGCTCTTTGGCCAGTGGAGTTGTTAATTTCTTTCTGGGTCGTATAGATGCAGTACAGAGGGTTGGATTTGACCCTAAACTCCTGCGATTAGCTCACTCAG AGTTCTTTATGGATGGTCTGGGGGATTTGCTTGTTGCTACATGTGATCATGTGTCTGTTAGCCATCAACCCAGAGCCAGAAATGATCACTACACACAGTTCAGATACCCTGGAAAAGATGACAGTGAATTCAAACTGCAACTTCATTTCTTCAAAAACCATCTTAAGTGCATCAAATATGGATAG